In Alkalihalobacillus sp. FSL W8-0930, a single window of DNA contains:
- a CDS encoding deoxynucleoside kinase, with protein MSEHTPFIVVEGPIGVGKTTLTKLLAAEFSYASLTEIVEENPFLGKFYENIEEWSFQTEMFFLCNRYKQLEDTQEKLDLGIPVVADYHVFKNLIFARRTLPAHQLDKYVRIYDILTEEVPEPTVIVYIHASLPTLLKRINQRGRSIEQQIDPDYLSQLITDYEEAIAQMAAMYPHVPIIKIDGDQYDYVENTKDLEHIFNLIREITS; from the coding sequence ATGTCAGAACACACACCGTTTATTGTGGTTGAAGGTCCAATTGGAGTGGGCAAAACCACACTCACTAAACTACTGGCAGCAGAATTTTCATATGCCAGTCTTACTGAAATCGTTGAAGAAAACCCATTCCTCGGTAAGTTCTATGAGAATATCGAGGAATGGAGCTTCCAAACCGAAATGTTTTTCCTGTGTAATCGATACAAACAACTTGAAGATACACAAGAAAAGCTCGATCTCGGCATACCTGTTGTTGCCGATTATCATGTATTTAAGAATCTAATCTTTGCTAGGCGAACGCTGCCTGCGCACCAACTGGACAAATATGTTCGCATTTATGACATTTTAACCGAGGAAGTACCAGAACCTACCGTTATCGTCTATATTCATGCCAGCCTACCTACTTTATTAAAACGTATAAATCAACGTGGTCGAAGCATCGAGCAACAAATCGACCCAGACTATTTAAGTCAGCTCATTACGGATTATGAAGAAGCCATTGCACAAATGGCAGCGATGTATCCCCATGTTCCGATTATTAAAATCGATGGCGATCAATACGACTACGTAGAAAACACAAAAGACCTTGAACACATTTTCAATCTCATTCGCGAGATTACATCTTAA
- a CDS encoding deoxynucleoside kinase yields MNLREKYNIPDHALITVAGTVGVGKSTLTKALANELGFRTSYEQVDDNPYLDKFYADFERWSFHLQIYFLAERFKEQKAMFEAGGNFIQDRSIYEDTGIFAKMHADKGTMSAVDYSTYKSLFDAMVMTPYFPHPNLLIYLDGSFQDIIDRIQLRGREMEKQTPLSYWEEMYDRYQKWIAEFDACPVLKININEYDLLNDDHSLEPIIKKIGDKMSRPGALIPE; encoded by the coding sequence TTGAACCTACGAGAAAAATATAATATCCCAGATCATGCGTTAATCACAGTGGCAGGAACGGTTGGCGTTGGAAAATCCACCCTAACGAAAGCCTTAGCAAATGAATTAGGCTTTCGTACATCCTATGAACAAGTAGATGATAACCCATACCTTGATAAATTTTACGCTGACTTCGAACGCTGGAGCTTCCACCTTCAAATCTACTTTTTAGCCGAACGTTTTAAAGAGCAAAAAGCGATGTTTGAAGCAGGTGGAAACTTCATTCAAGACCGTTCCATTTACGAAGACACGGGAATATTTGCCAAAATGCATGCAGACAAAGGAACGATGTCTGCCGTTGATTATTCAACATACAAAAGCTTATTTGATGCCATGGTCATGACACCATACTTCCCGCATCCAAATCTGCTCATTTACTTAGATGGAAGCTTCCAAGACATCATTGATCGCATCCAGCTACGCGGGCGTGAAATGGAAAAACAAACACCCCTCTCCTATTGGGAAGAAATGTACGACCGCTACCAAAAATGGATTGCTGAATTCGATGCATGCCCTGTCTTAAAAATTAACATTAACGAATACGATCTATTAAACGATGATCACTCTCTAGAACCAATCATTAAAAAAATTGGTGACAAAATGAGCCGTCCTGGCGCATTAATTCCAGAGTGA
- a CDS encoding sporulation histidine kinase inhibitor Sda: MKNLNNDMLVEAYVKAKELRLNEDFIVLLQKELEQRDLQHKVDSHFATPTI; the protein is encoded by the coding sequence ATGAAAAATTTAAATAACGATATGTTAGTGGAGGCGTATGTAAAAGCGAAGGAGCTTCGCTTGAACGAAGATTTTATCGTGCTTTTACAAAAAGAGCTTGAACAACGTGATTTACAGCATAAAGTAGATTCACATTTTGCGACTCCGACGATTTAG
- a CDS encoding phospholipase D-like domain-containing protein: MKRSSLTKRHLLLILPIAFFILYVSTIIYGVNRPLPDSDLSYQSDLKPVIQPTFLSDLSYTQDDNQVFEQEIFAYVKEMIQQADEFIVFDMFLFNSIYGEDENFPALAEDVTQALVQKKQENPSLAITVITDPINTMYGANMPDHLHQLEDADIPVIISDLDSLRDSNPLYAGFYKLFLQWDTVGSIGGLPNVLGSNGKDANLHSYLTSLNGKANHRKIVMTDQEALISSGNPHDASALHNNVAIAFKGELLEDLLKTEEAVVRYSADSTIQAPSLDTTADETETDVYGEILTERPIKDRALSIISEAESGDTIWIGLLYLSEQSIVDALIEAANSQVSVHIVLDQNVESFGNKKIGLPNKPVAAKLMKEAGDDLEIRWYETNKEQYHPKILFLDSSNESQLLSGSANFTRRNLDDLNLETNIYLTGPEDAEIMNDARAYFNQIWTNDGGIYTADYETYADESLWLRGIFTIQKWTKLSTF; this comes from the coding sequence ATGAAACGATCCTCTCTTACTAAACGACATCTACTACTCATTCTTCCCATCGCATTTTTCATTCTATATGTTAGTACGATCATTTATGGTGTTAATCGCCCACTCCCAGACAGCGACCTATCGTATCAAAGTGATTTAAAACCAGTCATTCAGCCAACATTCCTCTCTGATTTATCGTATACACAAGATGACAATCAAGTGTTTGAACAGGAAATTTTTGCTTATGTAAAAGAGATGATTCAGCAAGCAGACGAATTTATTGTATTCGATATGTTTTTATTTAACAGTATATATGGCGAGGATGAGAACTTCCCGGCACTTGCGGAAGATGTCACTCAAGCGCTCGTGCAAAAGAAACAGGAAAACCCGAGTCTTGCCATTACAGTAATCACTGATCCGATTAATACAATGTATGGAGCCAACATGCCTGACCACTTACACCAGCTAGAAGATGCTGATATTCCAGTCATTATCAGTGACCTTGATTCGTTACGGGATTCAAATCCACTATATGCCGGGTTCTACAAACTGTTTCTTCAATGGGATACAGTAGGTAGCATTGGTGGACTCCCGAACGTCCTGGGTTCGAATGGAAAGGATGCGAATCTGCACTCTTATCTTACTTCATTAAATGGAAAGGCCAATCACCGCAAAATCGTGATGACCGATCAGGAGGCTTTAATTAGTTCTGGAAATCCTCATGACGCAAGTGCATTGCATAATAATGTAGCCATAGCCTTTAAGGGTGAGCTCTTGGAAGACTTATTAAAAACAGAAGAGGCTGTTGTAAGATATTCAGCTGATTCAACGATCCAAGCTCCTTCTTTAGACACAACAGCTGATGAAACAGAAACGGATGTATATGGAGAAATTTTAACAGAGCGTCCCATTAAAGACCGAGCTCTCTCTATAATAAGTGAGGCAGAGAGCGGTGACACAATCTGGATTGGTCTCCTCTACTTATCCGAGCAGAGCATAGTTGATGCATTGATTGAAGCCGCAAACAGTCAAGTATCTGTTCATATTGTATTAGATCAAAACGTTGAATCCTTCGGTAACAAAAAAATTGGCTTACCAAATAAACCGGTTGCCGCCAAGTTAATGAAGGAAGCAGGAGACGACCTTGAGATTCGCTGGTATGAAACGAATAAGGAACAGTATCATCCTAAGATTCTCTTTTTAGATTCCTCAAACGAATCACAGCTTTTAAGTGGCTCTGCCAATTTCACGCGGAGAAACCTTGATGATTTGAACCTTGAGACGAACATTTATTTGACCGGTCCAGAGGATGCAGAGATTATGAATGACGCACGTGCTTATTTTAACCAAATTTGGACGAATGACGGTGGCATCTATACCGCTGACTACGAAACCTATGCGGATGAATCTCTATGGCTTAGAGGAATTTTCACGATCCAAAAGTGGACAAAGCTCTCTACTTTTTAA
- a CDS encoding ABC-F family ATP-binding cassette domain-containing protein, whose translation MSVLSVSKLSHGFGDRAIFQDVSFRLLKGEHIGLIGANGEGKSTFMNIITGKLMPDEGKVEWSKNVRVGYLDQHTTLQKGQTMRDVLKSAFQYLFNMEAEMNALYEKMGDVDADELEKLLEDVGVIQDTLTTNDFYVVDSKVEEIARGLGLDEIGLDKDVTDLSGGQRTKVLLAKLLLEKPDILLLDEPTNYLDEQHINWLTRYLQEYENAFVLISHDIPFLNRVVNLIYHMENQELNRYVGDYDHFLEVHEMKKQQLEAAFKRQQQEISQLKDFVARNKARVSTRNMAMSRQKKLDKMDVIELAKDKPKPDFHFHTARTPSKYVFEAKDLVIGYDEPLTRPLNLELIRNSKIALTGANGIGKTTLLKSLLGLINPLEGQVIKGDYQEIGYFEQEVKDSNKTCIEEIWDTFPSFTQQEVRSALARCGLTTKHIESKIMVLSGGEKAKVRLCKLMNNKTNILVLDEPTNHLDVDAKAELKRALQEYKGTVLLICHEPEFYDGLVTEVWNCEEWTTKVI comes from the coding sequence ATGAGCGTGTTATCGGTAAGTAAATTAAGTCACGGATTCGGAGACCGTGCCATTTTTCAAGATGTTTCATTTCGTCTCTTAAAAGGAGAGCACATCGGATTAATTGGTGCAAATGGAGAAGGAAAATCAACCTTCATGAACATCATTACAGGAAAGCTAATGCCGGATGAAGGAAAAGTGGAGTGGTCAAAAAATGTCCGCGTGGGTTACCTTGATCAACACACCACACTTCAAAAAGGGCAAACGATGCGTGATGTGTTAAAAAGCGCGTTTCAATATTTATTTAACATGGAAGCAGAAATGAACGCCCTGTACGAGAAAATGGGTGACGTGGATGCAGATGAACTAGAGAAGCTACTTGAGGATGTAGGTGTGATCCAGGATACCCTGACAACCAACGACTTTTATGTGGTTGACTCAAAAGTAGAAGAAATTGCACGTGGATTGGGTCTAGATGAGATTGGTCTTGATAAAGATGTCACTGACTTAAGTGGTGGACAACGTACAAAAGTTCTTCTAGCCAAACTTCTTCTTGAAAAGCCAGACATTCTGCTTCTGGACGAGCCTACAAACTATCTTGACGAGCAGCACATTAATTGGCTAACAAGATATTTACAAGAGTATGAGAACGCCTTTGTGCTGATTTCGCACGACATTCCATTTTTAAATCGAGTGGTTAACCTCATTTATCATATGGAAAACCAAGAATTAAACCGGTATGTTGGTGACTATGATCATTTCTTAGAAGTACATGAAATGAAGAAACAACAGTTAGAAGCGGCCTTTAAACGTCAACAACAAGAGATTTCGCAGCTGAAAGACTTTGTTGCGCGAAATAAAGCTCGTGTATCGACACGTAACATGGCGATGTCTCGTCAGAAAAAATTAGATAAGATGGATGTCATTGAGCTTGCCAAAGACAAGCCAAAGCCTGACTTCCATTTCCATACAGCCAGAACGCCTTCTAAATATGTATTCGAAGCAAAGGACTTAGTGATCGGCTATGATGAGCCTTTAACTAGACCTTTAAACCTTGAGCTTATTCGTAATTCAAAGATTGCTTTAACAGGGGCAAATGGGATTGGTAAGACCACACTTCTTAAGAGCTTACTAGGATTAATTAATCCACTCGAAGGCCAAGTCATTAAAGGTGATTACCAAGAGATTGGTTACTTTGAACAAGAAGTTAAGGATTCGAACAAAACGTGTATCGAGGAAATTTGGGACACGTTCCCATCATTTACTCAACAAGAAGTTCGCTCTGCTCTTGCAAGGTGCGGATTAACAACCAAGCACATTGAAAGTAAGATTATGGTTCTAAGTGGAGGAGAAAAAGCAAAAGTCAGACTCTGTAAGCTCATGAACAACAAAACGAATATCCTTGTTCTAGATGAGCCAACCAACCACTTAGATGTGGATGCCAAAGCTGAACTAAAGAGAGCCTTACAGGAATATAAGGGAACTGTGTTACTTATTTGTCACGAGCCTGAATTTTATGATGGACTTGTAACAGAAGTCTGGAACTGTGAAGAATGGACAACAAAAGTGATTTAA
- a CDS encoding MFS transporter, whose product MEKKSIWGIISISSIPLVMTLGNSMLIPVLPTIEKELGISSVQASLLITVYSIVAIIFIPLAGYLSDHIGRKQVIIPSLILAGLGGALAGFAAWKFDSAYSWILIGRLLQGIGAAGAAPIAFPLVGDLFTSEKDVSSGLGLVETSNTFGKVISPILGALLASFVWFLPFFSFPIFCFISIVMLLFLVHVPKQKDKPLAFKPFVKSIQKTFKREGKWLFVVFFVGGLCMYLIFGLLFYLSTSLEKDYGIHDLKKGFVLAFPLAALCFASYVTGKLIGQDKMLMKWYTVGGLAIVTGSTLWIAFSENIYVLLTALFLAGLGIGAALPSLDAFVTEGIEQKQRGSITSLYSSMRFVGVAMGPPIFAALLNVNHFLIFSLHALLSCIALILTFLLLKPEKSVKSTWS is encoded by the coding sequence GTGGAGAAAAAAAGCATATGGGGAATCATTTCAATCTCATCGATCCCTCTCGTCATGACACTTGGTAACTCAATGCTCATTCCAGTATTACCAACGATAGAAAAAGAACTTGGTATTAGTTCAGTACAGGCAAGTTTGTTAATTACGGTTTATTCAATTGTTGCTATTATCTTTATCCCTCTTGCAGGGTATTTATCTGACCATATTGGTCGAAAACAAGTCATTATTCCGAGCCTTATCCTCGCGGGACTTGGTGGTGCATTGGCTGGGTTTGCTGCCTGGAAGTTTGATTCTGCATATAGTTGGATCCTTATCGGCAGGCTGCTACAAGGGATTGGCGCTGCAGGTGCTGCACCGATTGCCTTTCCTCTAGTTGGAGACTTATTCACCTCAGAAAAAGACGTTAGTTCCGGATTAGGACTGGTGGAAACATCCAATACATTTGGTAAGGTTATAAGTCCAATACTTGGCGCCCTATTAGCTTCATTTGTCTGGTTTCTCCCATTTTTTTCATTTCCGATATTTTGTTTCATTTCAATTGTCATGCTGTTGTTCCTTGTACATGTACCAAAACAAAAAGATAAGCCATTAGCCTTTAAACCATTTGTAAAGTCAATTCAAAAAACATTTAAGCGTGAAGGAAAATGGTTGTTTGTTGTCTTTTTTGTGGGTGGACTGTGTATGTATTTAATCTTCGGATTGTTGTTTTATTTATCAACTAGCCTTGAAAAAGACTATGGAATTCATGATTTAAAGAAAGGATTTGTGCTCGCCTTTCCACTAGCTGCCTTATGCTTCGCCTCTTATGTAACCGGAAAGCTTATCGGACAAGATAAAATGCTAATGAAATGGTATACAGTTGGAGGATTGGCCATTGTAACGGGATCAACTTTGTGGATCGCTTTTTCGGAGAATATCTATGTACTACTCACAGCTTTGTTCTTAGCTGGGCTTGGAATAGGAGCTGCGCTTCCAAGTTTGGATGCTTTTGTGACGGAAGGAATTGAACAAAAGCAAAGAGGGTCCATCACTTCATTATATAGCAGCATGAGATTTGTTGGAGTGGCTATGGGTCCTCCGATTTTTGCTGCGTTATTAAATGTAAATCATTTTCTTATTTTTTCTTTACATGCGTTGTTAAGCTGTATTGCACTTATTCTAACGTTCCTTTTACTTAAGCCAGAGAAGTCGGTTAAAAGCACATGGAGCTAA
- the ytkD gene encoding RNA deprotection pyrophosphohydrolase, whose product MHTFLDVYQRTVYLSFSKDPFSKSPKHVWVICRFKDSWLLTNHKKRGLEFPGGKLEPGEQPEDAAKREVLEETGAVICHLHYLAQYTVPDLSICKNIYLAQIKELNKSDHYFETNGPVLVDELPNQIGEHEEYSFIMKDDVLRHCLQYIHERQHKWV is encoded by the coding sequence ATGCATACCTTTCTGGATGTCTATCAAAGAACTGTATATCTTTCGTTCTCGAAAGACCCCTTTTCCAAATCGCCTAAGCATGTGTGGGTCATTTGTCGGTTCAAGGATTCATGGCTATTAACTAATCACAAAAAAAGAGGTCTTGAATTTCCTGGGGGAAAGCTTGAACCCGGTGAACAACCGGAGGATGCTGCGAAAAGAGAGGTCCTAGAAGAAACGGGAGCGGTCATTTGTCATCTACATTATCTCGCTCAATATACAGTACCGGACTTAAGTATCTGCAAAAATATTTACCTTGCACAGATTAAGGAACTAAACAAAAGTGATCACTATTTTGAAACAAACGGTCCTGTGTTAGTAGACGAATTACCGAATCAAATTGGAGAACATGAGGAATATAGCTTTATTATGAAAGATGATGTGCTAAGACATTGTCTCCAATACATACATGAACGTCAGCATAAGTGGGTGTGA
- a CDS encoding YwpF family protein: MKTFKLHALYLLAGDNESIRQESVPLKDGLIISMENKERTWFIDAVVSEEDMHFFEGEQKANRHVFLNVIITSKDNHPAAMITSIETIKKLSDGYSIIFKGRIVLGRDDVLEDVLEELLTDGHSTESLLERFKQRTENLESYSEKTLNEVYKDLKESGNYVLL; this comes from the coding sequence ATGAAGACATTTAAGCTTCATGCACTTTATCTTTTGGCTGGGGACAATGAATCGATCAGACAAGAATCGGTACCATTAAAAGATGGCCTTATTATTAGTATGGAAAATAAGGAGCGAACTTGGTTTATTGATGCTGTTGTGTCTGAAGAGGATATGCACTTTTTTGAGGGTGAACAAAAAGCCAACCGCCATGTGTTTCTTAATGTGATCATCACTAGCAAAGACAACCATCCAGCGGCCATGATTACAAGCATCGAAACCATTAAGAAATTAAGTGATGGGTATAGCATTATTTTTAAAGGAAGGATTGTGCTTGGGCGTGATGACGTTCTGGAAGATGTGTTGGAGGAATTATTAACTGATGGCCATTCAACGGAAAGTCTGCTTGAGCGTTTTAAACAACGAACCGAGAACTTAGAATCCTACTCAGAAAAAACATTAAACGAAGTATATAAGGATTTAAAGGAAAGTGGAAATTACGTTTTATTATAA
- a CDS encoding restriction endonuclease: MFEFDRPWALIIGLLCIVGLIWLILRLKKRKRYDVAKITIKDIDQMSGHDFEDYLQVLFTAIGYETFITKKSRDYGADLVFIDEQEQKVIVQAKRYQAKLGLGSVQEIHAARSFYQADAALIITSAEDVTDSCWNLAGATNVSFLMREELVEIMKLCKQGKMDKARSIVEEPVRPEVPSSQGNLEAVKYSRNRIVAGEYFFKR; this comes from the coding sequence ATGTTTGAGTTTGACCGGCCGTGGGCACTCATAATTGGACTATTATGTATAGTTGGACTGATATGGCTCATCCTGCGTCTAAAAAAGCGTAAGCGATATGACGTAGCTAAAATTACAATAAAAGATATTGATCAGATGTCAGGGCATGATTTTGAGGATTATTTACAAGTACTTTTTACAGCGATAGGCTACGAAACATTTATCACTAAAAAGAGTCGGGACTATGGTGCGGACCTTGTTTTCATCGATGAACAGGAACAAAAGGTCATTGTACAGGCCAAACGCTATCAAGCAAAACTTGGACTCGGTTCCGTGCAAGAGATTCATGCAGCCAGGTCCTTTTACCAGGCAGATGCTGCGCTTATTATTACATCAGCAGAAGATGTAACAGACTCATGCTGGAACCTAGCAGGAGCTACAAACGTCAGCTTTCTAATGAGAGAAGAGTTAGTGGAAATCATGAAATTATGTAAGCAAGGGAAGATGGATAAGGCAAGAAGCATCGTCGAAGAACCGGTTCGACCTGAAGTTCCTTCAAGTCAAGGTAACCTCGAAGCGGTCAAATACTCGCGCAACCGAATCGTTGCGGGGGAATATTTCTTTAAGAGATAG
- a CDS encoding MalY/PatB family protein, with product MSQFDQVFERKGTNSLKWDGLQSRYGASDLLPMWVADMDFKAPQPVLDALHNRVEQGIFGYMTPSSTVDEAIVRWTDRRYDWKIDSNSIVHTVGIVPTLSNLIKVFTEAGDEVVIQTPVYYPFYDVITSNNRTIVKNPLLQREDGQFEMDLEQLEQSISEKTKMLVFCHPHNPGGRVWMRSELEALADLCKKYDLLVVSDEIHADLLFDGYNHIPLASINEDMAERTFTCLAPTKTFNLAGIIASYLVIQHKKRRLEFKRYLESTYMNGQNSFAGIATEVAYNEGEEWLHELMQYVQANYRFAQDFIETHMPKIKVIQPQGTYLLWLDFRDVPLEADERKKWLVEKAKIALNHGPMFGEEGQHFERLNLACPRTTLQKGLTQLKEAYEQDQF from the coding sequence ATGAGTCAATTTGATCAAGTGTTTGAACGTAAAGGAACAAATTCTCTAAAGTGGGACGGGTTACAAAGCCGTTACGGAGCAAGTGATTTGCTTCCTATGTGGGTTGCTGACATGGATTTTAAAGCGCCGCAGCCAGTTCTGGATGCCTTACATAACCGAGTAGAGCAAGGCATATTTGGATACATGACACCTTCTTCTACTGTTGACGAAGCGATTGTTCGTTGGACAGACCGGAGATATGACTGGAAGATTGATTCCAATTCAATTGTTCATACGGTCGGAATTGTTCCGACTTTAAGCAATCTTATAAAGGTTTTTACTGAAGCGGGTGATGAGGTCGTTATTCAAACACCTGTTTATTATCCTTTTTATGATGTGATTACAAGTAATAATCGCACGATTGTTAAAAATCCTCTGTTACAAAGAGAGGACGGACAGTTTGAAATGGACTTAGAACAATTAGAGCAGTCGATCTCAGAAAAAACAAAAATGCTGGTTTTCTGTCATCCTCATAATCCCGGAGGTCGAGTCTGGATGAGGTCAGAGCTTGAGGCATTAGCAGATCTTTGTAAAAAGTACGATTTACTCGTGGTGTCTGATGAGATTCATGCTGACTTATTATTTGACGGATACAACCATATTCCGTTGGCGTCCATTAATGAAGATATGGCTGAGCGAACATTCACTTGTCTCGCTCCAACTAAAACCTTTAATTTAGCGGGCATCATTGCATCTTATCTTGTTATCCAACATAAGAAAAGAAGACTTGAGTTTAAAAGGTATCTTGAATCTACCTATATGAACGGTCAAAATTCGTTTGCTGGTATTGCAACGGAAGTAGCTTACAATGAAGGAGAAGAGTGGCTTCATGAGCTTATGCAATATGTCCAAGCTAATTACCGGTTCGCACAAGACTTTATTGAAACCCATATGCCGAAGATTAAAGTCATTCAACCACAAGGAACGTATCTGCTATGGCTTGACTTTAGGGATGTGCCACTTGAGGCAGATGAGCGCAAGAAATGGCTGGTCGAGAAAGCGAAAATAGCATTAAACCATGGTCCAATGTTTGGGGAAGAAGGGCAACATTTTGAAAGGCTTAATTTGGCATGTCCAAGAACGACGCTTCAGAAGGGGCTTACTCAATTAAAAGAAGCGTATGAGCAGGACCAATTCTAA